The sequence below is a genomic window from Planctomycetia bacterium.
CGGGGCCGGTTTCGGGGAACTTGCGAAGGACCGCGTAGCGAAATGCTTCGGCGAAGGGAAGTGTGTCGAACGTGCGCGGCAGCACCTTGCCGTCGATGAGAAACCGCACGACCTTGATGGCGGGCTTGGCTCGTCGTGCAGAAGGTGTGCGTCGAATGGGACGTATATTTTCTGCAGGACGCGCGTAGTTCACCCAGCGTGATCCGGGAACTGCTGGCCATTTCTTCGCGTGGATCGTTTCGGTATCCAGGCACAAGTGCCAGCGCGGGCAGTCGAACAGGTAGTCGGCAGGATTGATCTTCCCCTTGGCAAGTTTGCCCGCGTCGTGCGTGGGGTAATGCTCGTCGTCAAATGCGGTGGCAGGGTCGGGGCAGAAGACGCGCAGTGGATTGGAGTCAAGTTGGTCGGAGACGGTCAGATCAAGCTCGACAGAGTCGTCGGAGATGGCTGCGTGCGTCCAGCTCTCGGCCCGGCCGAGCGAGGTGAGGTTGTCGAGCAGCCGGGCGAGCACCGTCCGATCGTCAGGCGATAATTCCGCATCAGGCCAGCCGACGTAGAGTGATTCGGAGCGGCTGACGCTGACGAAGGTGTCGAAGATCAGTGCGCGGTCGGCGGGGCCTTTCTTTTCCCACGGCATGTAGTGCCGCGTGTGTGCCGTCCGATGAGGTGGCAGTTTGAAGCGTGGCGGCGGAGTCATCGCCTGAAGGATTCGCTTGACCTTCGCTTCGGGAACGTCGGCGCAGGTGCGCTTCCAAGCGGCCACCAGTGCGCGGAGCAATCGCCACGGACTGGGCGGCCATTCGACGACGCCTTCGTTCACATGCCTGCCCCACGGTGTGGCGTGATACCGCCCGGCGGGGAAAGTGAGCTTGATGAGAATGGGCATGACGCGCTCCGATTATTTGCTGTTGGACCAAGTCAGTTCGGTGACGATCGGTTTTGCGAACAGTTCTTGGCACTTCCCGATGAGTGTGGCGATCGAGTTGCCGAACGCAGTCGATTCTGGGAACACGAACTTGTCGGGCCGCTTGACGACGATCGAGGAAGAACCGTTCACAAGTTCCAGTTCGCACGCCGTGCGAAGCCGCATGTTGGAGTCGAGGAATTGCCGAACCTTCCAGAGCGAAAGTGCGATCAGCAGGTTCGTCGCGTCGTCCGGGAGTCCGTAGCCGCGGATTTGCGCGAGGTCGATGCTGAAGTAGGCGGTGATGGATTGGGCGGTGAACTCGGTTCGGTGGAAGGGGACGTTGCCGTACCCGCCTTTTGCGTCCACGCCTGCGACGCTCGGCTTGGGCAACACGCGGTCGAACTTCACACCGCCACTATCAGCCCGGCCCACGCCGCTGGCTTCAATGAAGGCTGAGAGGGCGCGAGGATGCCGCAACCTGCCCGCGATCTTCTCGAGAAAGATGCCGTGAATCAGCGAGTTCGGATCGTACTTGAAACACACAGCAGCAAGCTTGCGAAGGTTGACCACGCCGGCGACGTCATCCGGTTCCTTTTCGGCCTCTGCACTTGGCACTTCAGCAATCGACTCGGCGGCAGCGCCCTTCTTCTCCTTCTTTGGCTTGCCTGCGACGGTGCTCATGCCGAGTTGGGGCTTGAGAACATCCGCGAAGGATTTGTCGCCGAGGGTGCCGCTCATGATGTATGGCGAGTTCAGCCTGTGAAACTCCTGCAGGCTGGTCGTAGTATCCGTGCCGTCGCCGAGGCCCGCGAGTTTGACCAGCACATAGGGCAGGCCCTTGAGCGCTTCGGCGATGGTGTTGTTGCCTTCGTCCCAGCAGACGGCTTCAAGACGGTTGGCCATCGACTGGGCGGACTCGATCAGCAGCGTGGGAATGACCCCGCCGTTGCCGTCGGGCGCGTCGTAGAGCGCGGGGCCGAGGTCGGGGAATCCGGTCGGCTGGAACCGCTTGCCCTGCACGGGTTGGAGGGCGGCTTCGATCAGGATGCGTGGTGCGGACTTGAGTGCCGCGAAATCAATCGACAAGGGAGGCCTCACTTTCTTCTATGGGGTAAAGGATAGTTTTTGCGATTTGCTTGAGATCATCGTTTGAGAGTGGGAACAGCATCGACGCGAGCAAGCGGGTCGGATCGAATCGGCTGACGACATCAAGCGAATGCCCGGAGCCGCGACGGTTGCGATAGCCGACGGGCATAAGGCCGCCTGACTTCAGCCGACGCGCGGCCCGTGTGACGCACTGCGAGACGGCATCGCGACGGCCGGTGGCGAGTTGATGGAAGACATCTGGATCGTGGACGGCATTCGCAGCGCCTTCGCGATCGATGTTCCAGTGTTTGCCACTTGCGACAATGCTGCGCGAGTTGACGAGTAGTCGTGGCAGGCCGAACTCGAGGGGAGCGCCGAGTGAGCTTCGTTCCAGTCGAACCTGTTCAGCGGGAAACTCGACGCAGATGAGTCCCCAGAGCAGGTCGGCGAGTTTGTCGTCGTCGGTGTTGCCGTGGAGGAAGTCGATGACGTCGTCGAGCCTTGCGAAGTACGAAGAACGGATCGGAACGCCCTCGATCCCTGCGCGATACGCTTCCATCTGCCTGCGTTTGAAGACGGCAGCCAGATTGTTGGCAAGCGATGGCTTCGACCAGACAGCGGAGGTGCTGCCGGAGTTCCAGTTTACAAACTTCGTGACTTCAACCTCTTCAAGGAATGCACGGATTGGGCCGACTTCGTTCTTCTTCGTTTTGCCAATACCCGCGAGACTGGCGGCAAGTCGAAATTCGGCGGAGCCGTCGTGGGCTTGTTCGAGCCATTGGCTGCTTAGACCAAAGAGTGGGCGAATGTATTTCTCTTTGGCAAACGAAAGGCCGCGAGCGAGGGTTCGCTCGGCAATCCCGATCGCAC
It includes:
- the csb2 gene encoding type I-U CRISPR-associated protein Csb2: MPILIKLTFPAGRYHATPWGRHVNEGVVEWPPSPWRLLRALVAAWKRTCADVPEAKVKRILQAMTPPPRFKLPPHRTAHTRHYMPWEKKGPADRALIFDTFVSVSRSESLYVGWPDAELSPDDRTVLARLLDNLTSLGRAESWTHAAISDDSVELDLTVSDQLDSNPLRVFCPDPATAFDDEHYPTHDAGKLAKGKINPADYLFDCPRWHLCLDTETIHAKKWPAVPGSRWVNYARPAENIRPIRRTPSARRAKPAIKVVRFLIDGKVLPRTFDTLPFAEAFRYAVLRKFPETGPGSQTLSGHDANGQPMQGHRHAFYLPTNSADDRAHLSHVTVYAPASLNDDEIAALESLRSMHTGHGEKRKDYQLRIVGVGVPGDFNQPMFASSREWVSTTPFVCPRFPKPTQTAADVARELIAKLGIGALIDVHADREPIDGLSLREFRRTRQNSDDPVQRFARLRLHFKSGITGPLALGYAAHFGLGQFAPADIAVSV
- the cas7u gene encoding type I-U CRISPR-associated RAMP protein Csb1/Cas7u → MSIDFAALKSAPRILIEAALQPVQGKRFQPTGFPDLGPALYDAPDGNGGVIPTLLIESAQSMANRLEAVCWDEGNNTIAEALKGLPYVLVKLAGLGDGTDTTTSLQEFHRLNSPYIMSGTLGDKSFADVLKPQLGMSTVAGKPKKEKKGAAAESIAEVPSAEAEKEPDDVAGVVNLRKLAAVCFKYDPNSLIHGIFLEKIAGRLRHPRALSAFIEASGVGRADSGGVKFDRVLPKPSVAGVDAKGGYGNVPFHRTEFTAQSITAYFSIDLAQIRGYGLPDDATNLLIALSLWKVRQFLDSNMRLRTACELELVNGSSSIVVKRPDKFVFPESTAFGNSIATLIGKCQELFAKPIVTELTWSNSK